The DNA region GGACACGGATCTCCGGGACGCCGACGCCGTCGAGGATGAGGCTGCGTTCCCGGCGGAGGAATTCGATGGTGTTCGCGGAGAACGCCTCCAGCTGGGTGGACATCCCGGCCTTGGCCTCGATCATCTGGTCCGCGACGCTTTCCCGCGTCTGCTGGACACCCGAGCCGAGCTGGCGCTCTCCGATGTAGACGACGCCCTCGTGCAGGCGGAGTTTCGTGCCGTCCTTGACCTTGCGCAGCAGTTCGCCGCCGACCGAATCGACCAGCGGGATCCCGGCCTCGAGCAGGATCTCCGGGCCCAGGTTGGGGAAACGGCCGGAGATCGACGGCGAGGCGTTCACCACCGCCGCGACTTCGGCCTCCACCAAGGCATCGGCGGTCGAGCGGTCGAGGTCGAGCTGGTCGAGGACGACGATGTCGCCAGGGCTCAGCCGGCGAAGCAGCTCACGCGTACGCCTGTCGACCCTGGCGACGCCGGTGATCCCGGGGAGGGTCTCTTGGTTACGCGAGAGCAAGCCGGTGAGCTTCATGCGACCGATAGTGACAAATCCGCGCGGCCTTCTGCGTCCGCCACGCCGATGGAAACACGCCGATTAACCCACACCGGATCGGGCTACTCGGTCGTGACAGGCACTACTTCGCCTTCTTTCGCTTTCCGCCGCGGCGGGCTTTGGGCTTGTCCGGCGCGCTCTTGTCGGCCTCGGCGACGGCGAGCAATTCCTCCGCGTGCGCCCGGCCGGTCTCGGTGCTTTCCATTCCGGCGAGCATGCGGGCGAGCTCGACGACGCGCTCCGACTGTTCGAGCACGCGCACGCCACTGCGGGTCACCCCGCCGCTGGTGCCCTTGTCCACCACCAGATGCTGATCGGCGAACGCGGCTACCTGCGGCAGGTGGGTGACCACCAGGACCTGGTGGCTGCGCGCCAGCCGCGCGAGCCGCCTGCCGATCTCGACCGCCGCGCGGCCGCCGACCCCGGCGTCGACCTCGTCGAACACCAGCGTCTGCACCGTGTCGGCGTGGGCGAGGACGACCTCGATCGCCAGCATCACGCGGGAAAGCTCACCACCGGAAGCGGCCTTGTGCACCGGAAGCGGCGGGGCTCCGTTGTGCGCCCGCAGCAGGAGCTCGACGTCGTCGACGCCGTCGGGCCCCGCGTGCACGAGCCTGCCACCGACCTTCACCGCGTGCGCGTCGCTCTCGTCCACGGTGCGCCGCTCGACGGTGATCTCGATCTCGGCCTGCCCCATGGCGAGCCCGGACATCTCGGCGGTGATCGCCTCGGCGAGTTCGGCGGCGGCCTCGACACGCGCCTCCGACAGCGTGAGCGCGTGCTCGGCCAAGGTGACGGCGAGTTCGTCGCGGCGCTTGGCCAGCTCGGCCAGCGCCTCCTCGGAGGTGTCCATCGTGGACATCCGGCGACGGGCGTCGTCGGCCCAGGCGAGTACGCCGTCCACGTCCGCCGCGTATTTGCGGGTGAGCCGCTTCAGATCGGCCTGGCGCGCGAGCACCTTCTCCAGCAACGCGGGATCGGCGTCGAGCGTTTCGAGGTAGCTGCCCAGCTCAGTGCCCACTTCGGACAACAGCACCGAAGCCTCGTCCAGCCGGGGACCGAGCTCACGCAGCACGGCGTCCTCGGAACCGTTCAGGTGACGGGTCGCCTCCCCGATCAGCCCCAGCGCGCCGGGCACGTCCGGGTCGCCATCGGGTGAACCCGAGACGGCGGCCTGCGCGGCACTCGCGGCGGACCGCAGCTCGTCGACCGCGGCGAGCCGCTTGATCTGCTCGGTGAGCTCGGTGTCCTCGCCGGGTTCCGGCGCGACGGCGTCGATCTCGGTGAGACCGTGGCGCAGCAGGTCGGCCTGCTGGGCCATCTCGCGGGAGCGGGTGGAACGCTCGGTCAGTTCGGCGACGACGGCGAGCCATTCGTCCCGCACCGCGCGGTACTGCTCGAGCGGCTCGGTGACGGCCTCGCCGGCGAACCGGTCGATCACCGCGCGCTGCTCGGCGGGCCGCAGCAGGCGCAGCTGATCGTTCTGCCCGTGGACCGCGATCAGCTGCTCGGACAGATCGGCCAGCACCCCGACCGGCACCGAACGGCCGCCGAGGTGGGCACGGGACCGGCCGTCGACCGAGACCGCGCGCAGCGCGATGACGCTGCCGTCCTCGTCGACCTCCGCCCCGGCGTCGGTGACGATCCGGGTGGCGCCCTCGGCACCGCCCAGCTCGAAGCGGCCTTCCACGAAGGCCTTCAGCATTCCGGTCCGCACCTTGGACACTTCGGCTCGGCCGCCGGAGAGCAGGTGCAACCCGCTGACGACCATGGTCTTGCCCGCACCCGTCTCACCGGTGACGACGGTGAAGCCCGCGTGCAGTTCCAGCAGGGCGTCCTCGATGACTCCGAGGCCCTGGATGCGCATCTCGGCCAGCACGACGCCCACCGTAGCGGCCCACCCCGACCATTCCCGCACCCGGCACGTCATGAAAGGGGCCTTGACGACGAAAGTTGTCTTCAAAGGCCCTTTCACGACATCCGTCAGCGGGCGTGTCGCTCCCGCCAGCCCTTGATCGGCAGCGAGAACTTGTGCACCAGCCGGTCGGTGAACGGGCCTTCCCACAACCGGACCAGGCGCACCGGCACCCGGCCGCAGGTGACCCGCACGGCCGCGCCGGCGGGAAGATCGAAGGTCCGCGATCCGTCGCAGGTCAGGACGGCGGGCGAACCGTCCGGATCGATGGCGACGGTGATCTCCGAGTCCCGCGAGACGACCAGCGGCCGGGAGAACATCGCGTGCGCGTTGCTCGGGACCACGAGCAGGGCCTGGACATCGGGCCAGATGATCGGACCGCCCGCGGAGAACGCGTACGCCGTCGAGCCGGTCGGGGTGGCACACAGGACACCGTCGCAGCCGAAGGACGACACGGGCCTTCCGTCGACCTCGATGAGCGCGTCCAACACCCGCTCACGCGAGCTCTTCTCGACACTGGCCTCGTTGAGCGCCCAGGTGTTGACGGTCTCTTCGCCGTCGACGGTGACGACGACGTCGACGGTCATCCGCTCTTCGACCTGGTAGTCACCGTCCACGGCGCGCTGGACGGTGTCGGCGAGCTTGTCCGAATCGGCCTCCGCCAGGAAGCCGACGCGGCCGAGGTTCACGCCGAGGACCGGGACACCGTTCGGCCTGGCCAGTTCCGCGGCCCGCAGCAACGTGCCGTCGCCGCCGAGCACGAACA from Amycolatopsis sp. EV170708-02-1 includes:
- a CDS encoding NAD kinase; this encodes MSDREVLLVVHPDRDATRDAAREVSARFAKAGVRLRVLDEDVREMLEADGGIGAPCTVMAPEQDPAAGTELVFVLGGDGTLLRAAELARPNGVPVLGVNLGRVGFLAEADSDKLADTVQRAVDGDYQVEERMTVDVVVTVDGEETVNTWALNEASVEKSSRERVLDALIEVDGRPVSSFGCDGVLCATPTGSTAYAFSAGGPIIWPDVQALLVVPSNAHAMFSRPLVVSRDSEITVAIDPDGSPAVLTCDGSRTFDLPAGAAVRVTCGRVPVRLVRLWEGPFTDRLVHKFSLPIKGWRERHAR
- the recN gene encoding DNA repair protein RecN translates to MLAEMRIQGLGVIEDALLELHAGFTVVTGETGAGKTMVVSGLHLLSGGRAEVSKVRTGMLKAFVEGRFELGGAEGATRIVTDAGAEVDEDGSVIALRAVSVDGRSRAHLGGRSVPVGVLADLSEQLIAVHGQNDQLRLLRPAEQRAVIDRFAGEAVTEPLEQYRAVRDEWLAVVAELTERSTRSREMAQQADLLRHGLTEIDAVAPEPGEDTELTEQIKRLAAVDELRSAASAAQAAVSGSPDGDPDVPGALGLIGEATRHLNGSEDAVLRELGPRLDEASVLLSEVGTELGSYLETLDADPALLEKVLARQADLKRLTRKYAADVDGVLAWADDARRRMSTMDTSEEALAELAKRRDELAVTLAEHALTLSEARVEAAAELAEAITAEMSGLAMGQAEIEITVERRTVDESDAHAVKVGGRLVHAGPDGVDDVELLLRAHNGAPPLPVHKAASGGELSRVMLAIEVVLAHADTVQTLVFDEVDAGVGGRAAVEIGRRLARLARSHQVLVVTHLPQVAAFADQHLVVDKGTSGGVTRSGVRVLEQSERVVELARMLAGMESTETGRAHAEELLAVAEADKSAPDKPKARRGGKRKKAK